In Gossypium hirsutum isolate 1008001.06 chromosome D06, Gossypium_hirsutum_v2.1, whole genome shotgun sequence, one genomic interval encodes:
- the LOC107960288 gene encoding lipase 1 isoform X1: MESKHLWQLISFYLSTTLALLRHLVLHILTLNQSPFIIKFMDLILSVYFRLCNLTPCAVDLDDQTTIHFWVTNHRRFDRPSLVMIHGYGGNPLWQFVYQVGPLSRRFNLYIPDLLFFGKSHSKSPFRSEFFQAKCLSDGLKRIGVDRFSVYAISYGGFVAYRMAEIRPDAVEKVAIVSSGLSFTDEQRDQQLRTIGRHPSEILVPKKPDDLRLLVNLSTFKQSTLKWVPDFLLRQFITLMYDHCRKEKIELADYLVKKKADPNLHVLTQETLIIWGDQDKVFPLELAYNLQRHLGKNSRLEIIKNVGHAANLESPDELNKLIFSFVIGCS, encoded by the exons ATGGAATCCAAACATCTATGGCAACTCATCTCCTTCTATCTCTCAACCACCCTTGCTCTTCTCCGTCACCTTGTCCTTCACATCCTCACATTGAATCAATCTCCATTCATAAtcaaattcatggatttaatcTTATCCGTTTATTTCCGTTTATGTAATCTCACACCCTGCGCCGTTGATTTAGACGATCAAACCACCATCCATTTTTGGGTCACCAATCACCGCCGTTTCGACAGGCCGTCACTCGTAATGATCCACGGCTACGGCGGGAATCCACTTTGGCAATTCGTTTATCAAGTGGGTCCTTTGTCACGGAGGTTTAATTTGTATATTCCTGATTTGTTGTTCTTTGGGAAATCTCACTCCAAAAGTCCCTTCAGATCTGAATTTTTCCAGGCTAAGTGTTTGTCCGATGGGTTGAAGAGGATCGGAGTGGATCGGTTCTCTGTTTACGCGATTAGTTACGGTGGGTTCGTGGCGTACAGGATGGCGGAGATACGGCCGGATGCGGTGGAGAAAGTGGCAATAGTGAGTAGTGGATTGTCTTTTACAGATGAACAGAGGGATCAACAGTTGAGAACAATCGGACGGCATCCGTCGGAGATTTTGGTTCCGAAGAAACCAGATGATTTGAGGTTATTGGTGAATTTATCAACGTTTAAGCAAAGTACTCTCAAATGGGTCCCTGATTTTTTGCTTCGACAGTTCATAACG CTAATGTATGATCATTGTCGAAAGGAAAAGATTGAGCTGGCAGATTACTTGGTGAAGAAGAAAGCTGATCCTAACCTTCATGTCCTAACTCAG GAAACACTAATAATTTGGGGAGATCAAGATAAGGTTTTCCCATTAGAACTTGCATATAACTTGCAAAG GCACTTGGGTAAAAATTCAAGGTTAGAGATAATCAAGAATGTAGGACATGCTGCAAATTTGGAGTCACCTGATGAACTCAATAAGTTGATTTTTTCATTTGTTATAGGTTGTTCCTAA
- the LOC107960288 gene encoding uncharacterized protein isoform X2: MAEIRPDAVEKVAIVSSGLSFTDEQRDQQLRTIGRHPSEILVPKKPDDLRLLVNLSTFKQSTLKWVPDFLLRQFITLMYDHCRKEKIELADYLVKKKADPNLHVLTQETLIIWGDQDKVFPLELAYNLQRHLGKNSRLEIIKNVGHAANLESPDELNKLIFSFVIGCS, from the exons ATGGCGGAGATACGGCCGGATGCGGTGGAGAAAGTGGCAATAGTGAGTAGTGGATTGTCTTTTACAGATGAACAGAGGGATCAACAGTTGAGAACAATCGGACGGCATCCGTCGGAGATTTTGGTTCCGAAGAAACCAGATGATTTGAGGTTATTGGTGAATTTATCAACGTTTAAGCAAAGTACTCTCAAATGGGTCCCTGATTTTTTGCTTCGACAGTTCATAACG CTAATGTATGATCATTGTCGAAAGGAAAAGATTGAGCTGGCAGATTACTTGGTGAAGAAGAAAGCTGATCCTAACCTTCATGTCCTAACTCAG GAAACACTAATAATTTGGGGAGATCAAGATAAGGTTTTCCCATTAGAACTTGCATATAACTTGCAAAG GCACTTGGGTAAAAATTCAAGGTTAGAGATAATCAAGAATGTAGGACATGCTGCAAATTTGGAGTCACCTGATGAACTCAATAAGTTGATTTTTTCATTTGTTATAGGTTGTTCCTAA